Genomic DNA from Paenibacillus borealis:
CGATGAGCTTGATAAACTTTTAGACAGTATTGAAAAAGGAGAGCTTACGTTAGACAGACTCAGTTGAGGGGGAGAAGACATGGAGGACTTTCGAAAATACATTTTGGAGCTTTTTGCAGACAAGCTCATTGACAAAAATGTTGCAAAAAAAATGTTGCAAAAGCTGGAACGCAAACCTGTTGCTCCCGAACACGATCAGGACATAGCTATCATAGGAATATCCGGAAGGTTCCCCAATGCGGTTAACCTGAATGAATTTTGGAATCGCTTGGTTCAAGGGAGAAATTGTATTAGTCCAATCTCTAAAGAAAGATGGGACGATATCCAACACCTCGTGACAGAGGTGCCTTCAGCCAATGCTTCGAAATTGGGCGGATTTTTAAGAGAAATTGACCTATTTGCAGCAGAGTTTTTTCGTATAACAGATGAAGAAGCAATCGCAATGGATCCTTATCAGAGAATTTTTTTGGAGACAGCCTGGGGAGCCATCGAGGATGCAGGGATGTTATTTGATGACATTCAGGGAACTAAAACCGGGTTGTTTGTCGGTAGAGACCATACAAACAATTCTGTCTATGAGACCTTGTTGGGGAAAAAGTCCTTAGAAGCGGAGGCTGGCTGCTGGTCGGGTATTTTGGCAAGCCGAGTATCTTATGTTTTCAACTTAAGAGGTCCTGCATTGGTTGTGGATACGGCATGCTCGTCAGCGTTGGTCGCATTGTATATGGCCTGCAAGGAGCTTAGGGAAGGCAAAATAGAAATGGCCATTGCAGGCGGTATATCACTAGATTACTATCCCGGGAAGAGCGGCGCAGCCATCGAAAGCTTTGTGGAAAACTTGACCGGAGAAGTGAAGACGTTTGACCGAAAAGCAAATGGCACTATATGGGGAGAAGGGGTTGGTGCAGTCCTTCTAAAGCCGCTTAATAAAGCGCTGGCAGACGGGGACAATATTCAGGCCATAATTAAAGGAATAGCGATGAATAACGATGGCCAGTCTAATGGTATCCTAGCTCCCAATTCCGATGCTCAAAGAGAAGTTATTGTTAGTGCATGGAGAGAGGCAAAAATCAATCCGGAAATGATCTCCTACATCGAAGCACACGGAACAGGCACGAAGCTGGGCGATCCAATCGAAGTGAAGGGTTTGACATCGGCGTTTGATGAGTTCACGAAGAAAAAGCAATTCTGTTCCCTTGGATCGTTAAAAGGAAACATCGGCCATGTTCAAGCGGCTTCTGGTATGGCCTCCCTGATTAAAGTTGTGTTATCCATTAAACATGGTGTTCTTCCCGCTAGCATAAACTTCAGCGAGCCCAATAGTTATATTAAGTTTTACAACTCGCCGCTATTTGTCAATGATAGAACCAGAGAGTGGAAGGGAAATGACAATTTGTTGACAGCGGGTATCAACAGCTTTGGGTTTACCGGAACCAATTGTCATGTAGTTATTCAAGAGGCGCCCTTGCGGACAGAGGGAGAGTCGGTCAATAATCAGCCAAGCATTCTGACCATTACGGCTGAAACGAAAGAAGGTTTAGAGATTGCATTGAATGCCTATAAAGATTATCTGTCCCAATGCAGCTTTAACCTTGATTACCATAACATCTGTTATACATCCAACACGGGACGTGTTCACCATGCATACCGGATTGCGGTAGTAATAAGAAGTGTGGCTGATTTTAAAGAAAAAATCAACATTGCCTGTTCCAGTCGTTTTGAGAAACTTCAGGACAAGGACATATTTTATGCTTATTCTTACCCGAAGGACAACTTGCAGAAGGAAGAGCAGAGGAAAAAGGCTTTTGAGCTTATCCGGGCCGTCCAACAGTCGGGTGACAATTCTCTATTATTAGAGGTTTGCAAGTTCTTTGTTTCCGGGGCTGAGCTTGATTGGAGTGAACTATATCGCGGTATGAACGTTAGGAAGGTTACTATACCTGCAACTCCATTAAAAAGGAAACGTTATTGGCCCGACAATGTGAATTTAATGCAAAATAGCAAAACCATTGGGTATCGGTTGGGCCATCCGCTGCTGGAGAGCCACTTGTTGACCACGAAGGGTCAAACTATTTATGGTGCCCGTTTTAGTGCAAAAAGTCAATGGGTGGCCGGCGAGCATAAAATTATGGGTGTGTTTGCGGTCCCGGGAGCGGCTTATGTTGAAATGGCGAGAGAAGCAGGCTGCCGGCATTTCAACTGTGAGAAGATCAAGATCGACATAGAGTTTCTTAAGCCTTTGACCTTGAATAACTCAGAGGCAGAGAGAGAAGTACATATGATCCTCAACCATTGGGATGAGCAGCTCAATTTTAGTATAGTGAGCAAATCCAGCTTGGAGACCGGAAAATGGTTAGAGCATGCAAAAGGGGAGATACACAAAGAAGACCAAACGTACGAATTTTCTAGTTTTACGGATTATAAGAATATTAGCCTGGGAGTGGGCTCTGATTTAATCAGCATTAATGATGATACTTTCGAGTATGGTCCCCGGTGGAATTGTTCGAAACAGGCGGCTCATATCGATGGCGTGTTCGTTACAGAAATCGAATTACATAACAAGTATGCTACGGATTTATTACAATATTATCTTCACCCGGCATTAGTTGACGTCGCAGTCAATTCTGCTGCGAGGCTGGCCGAAGGTGAAATCGGGATATACCTGCCTCATTCCTACCGCTCCTTAAGAATTTTTGGAAGAACACCTCAGAAAATGATCAGCCGCATATATAAATTAGAGAGGGATTCGACAGATGAGTTGATATACCGAGTTGAGATGTCAGATGTTAATGGGAAAGTTTTCGCTGTTGTCGACCAATATTGTCTTAAGAAAGTGGAATCAATAAATAATATTGCAGATATAAGGAATGCTGACAGAGAGCAAATGTATACCCGTACGGTCTGGTCAGAAGAATCCTTCCCTGCACCCAAGAATTCAGAGTATGCAGCAAACGAGGAGATTCTGCTCTTTACTGATCAATATGGAGTGGGTGAAGGCCTGAGAGAATGCATGGAAGCGGATGGTCATCGGCTAACTGAGGTACGCTTGGGCGATAAATTCAAACAGCTTGATCCAAACACCTTTGAGTTAGCTTCGCATGAGCCGGACTGTTCAGAGCTGCTGGATTGTCTGAGCAATAAGAAGTTTAAAAAGCTCTACTACCTCTGGCCTTTATATCAGAGCAATGAATCATCTATGGAAACAATCCTTGAGACGGAATTAAACAAGAATGTGTTCATTTTCCTTGACATTATGAAAGGTTTAGCAAAACGCGGCGGCCTGCGTAACCTGGAAGTTGTATTGGTTACCCATACAGTGAATGCAGTTACAGGCAAGGAAGCCGTTCTTCATCCTTTTGGTGCGTGTATCCAAGGAATAGGTAAAGTCATTTTACAGGAGAATCCTGGACTAAAGGTGCGATGCATAGATATTGATAGCTCTACCAGCAGTGAACAATTATATAGAGAACTTGAGAGTACGGAAGTCCCTTATCTTGTGGCGCTTCGTGATGACAAGCGGTACCTTCAGGAGCTTGTGGATTGTGACCTGAACAAGCTCCCAACGGATAAGCTGACACTAAAGAGCGACGGTATTTATCTGATAACCGGCGGCATCGGTGGAGTCGGGTTGGAAGTTGCCGGATATTTGGCTTCGAAGAATAGGATTAACCTTGCACTTGTGAACCGTTCTGTATTTCCTGAACGGACAGAATGGAAATATATCATTCAGCAGAATGAAAATAAGAAACTATGCAATCAAATAAAATTGATCCAAGCAATTGAAAAGACGGGTTCAAACGTGGTAACGATTAGTGCGGACATTGCGAACAGGGATGAGCTGCGGCTGGTGTTAGAACAGTTGAGGAAGCGTTATGGCGCTGTACATGGGATCGTTCATAGCGCAGGAATAGCGGGTGATGGCCTTTTTTTACGGAAAAGCGTTGCGAAAATCACTAATGTTCTAATGCCCAAGATCCATGGAACTCTAGTTATAGATGAACTGACCAAGGAGGATGAGATGGACTTCTTCATCCTCTGTTCATCTGTCATAGGTACCTTTGGCATGCCTGGGTCTGCAGATTATACAGCAGCAAATGCCTTCATGGATTCGTTCTCTGCAGACCGGAATTTGAAAGGTAAACGAACGTTATCCATCGGATGGCCTGCCTGGAACGAAGTGGGGATGGCAGTGGATTATGGAGTATCTGTACAGGACAACTGGTTGTTTGACTCTATATCTACTTCTCAAGCTATGCAGGTATTCGATGAGTTGCTGGATCACCGGATCAGCCATATTCTTGTGGGTTCAATAAATAAGCGGGAAATGAGGAACAGCCAAGACTCGTTACCCCTAAAGATTTCGGATCATTTACTTGAAGGAGCGAATGATACAAATGAATACAAGGCATTAAATAGAAGTGGGTCTCTAAGAACCTATGAAGAACCCAATGATGAGCTGGAGAAGAAAATCCATGACATTTGGGTGAAAGCACTGGGCAGTGACCTTGGGGTTGAAGTAATAGGAGTCACGGAAAGTTATTTCGATATTGGGGGGAATTCTGTACTGCTTTTGAAGCTTGAAGCTGAGATGGAGAAATATGATATTCCCGTAACCGGAACAGATATTTATAAGCATAGCACCATCAGAGAGCTGTCCACCTTTTTAAAAGGTGTTTTTGGGGCAGAAGCTGCAGGAGTGAATAACAGAAAATGAGATATGAAAACAAAATAGAGTACATTAAGCCGTTTAATGAATTGTTCTATAGATATTGTTTGAACAACTCGCTTTTTCCGATTTTAAATGAGAGGGGAGGAAGCTGTTTATCTTTTCTGGTCAACGATGTACCGTTTTACAATTTTGCCATGGATCGCGATCAGGTATTACCCAGGCTTGAGGTTCAATACAATTCTGACTTGAGCTTAGAACGATTGCTGGAGCTGCATGGTATCGGTTTTCACCAAAAATCAGTCTGCGATGACGTTGTAGAGGCTATTGTCGAAGATATTGATGAAGGCCGTCCTGTGATTGTATGGATCGATTGTTACTACGAGAAAATCAGGAACGACACATTTCTGAAAAAACATCTGTCTCATACATGGCTTATTCACGGATACAACAAAATTGACAGGGTAGCTCACATTATTGAGCATATTTATCGGGACAGTCTGTCCTATGAGGAAAGAACAATCAGTTTATCGGATCTTATTAATTGTTACGATGGATATATAGTACTCAACAAACAAACATGTGGAATGCCGCGGTTTTATGAATGTCAAAATGAATGTGGATACTATAATACTGATGATTACTTATTGAGATGCGGGTTTCCTAAGTACAATAACTTTTCCAATAAGCTAGATATTCCTTCTTATATGAGCTTCGATATAAGTAAAAAGGATAATGGTCATTTTAACGGGGAAAGGTGTTTACAAATGTACTTGACCAACATGGAGAAGAACTTTGAACTTATATCTCACGGACTACTTGATTTAAGTAAATATGTTCAATGGCTGAAACCAATTTTGTTAAGTGAATGTCTGCTACGACAATATAGTGAGCAGATCGTGATGGATATAAACGGTATTGTAAATGCAAAGCTAGCTGACCAATATAAAAATAACCATCTATTCGGTCCACAGTCAGACCTATATTTAAAAGTCGGGCAGATTGTTAATCTGTATCAGACTGTGAGGTCGGTTATAACGAAATTCACCTTTTCACAGGTCTATGATAAACAAAAAATGGAGTCACTCCTATCGATTCTAACCGGTATATTAGAAGCGGAATGCGAATATTACTCCAAATTCACTTCCCTCTGCAAACT
This window encodes:
- a CDS encoding SDR family NAD(P)-dependent oxidoreductase, which codes for MEDFRKYILELFADKLIDKNVAKKMLQKLERKPVAPEHDQDIAIIGISGRFPNAVNLNEFWNRLVQGRNCISPISKERWDDIQHLVTEVPSANASKLGGFLREIDLFAAEFFRITDEEAIAMDPYQRIFLETAWGAIEDAGMLFDDIQGTKTGLFVGRDHTNNSVYETLLGKKSLEAEAGCWSGILASRVSYVFNLRGPALVVDTACSSALVALYMACKELREGKIEMAIAGGISLDYYPGKSGAAIESFVENLTGEVKTFDRKANGTIWGEGVGAVLLKPLNKALADGDNIQAIIKGIAMNNDGQSNGILAPNSDAQREVIVSAWREAKINPEMISYIEAHGTGTKLGDPIEVKGLTSAFDEFTKKKQFCSLGSLKGNIGHVQAASGMASLIKVVLSIKHGVLPASINFSEPNSYIKFYNSPLFVNDRTREWKGNDNLLTAGINSFGFTGTNCHVVIQEAPLRTEGESVNNQPSILTITAETKEGLEIALNAYKDYLSQCSFNLDYHNICYTSNTGRVHHAYRIAVVIRSVADFKEKINIACSSRFEKLQDKDIFYAYSYPKDNLQKEEQRKKAFELIRAVQQSGDNSLLLEVCKFFVSGAELDWSELYRGMNVRKVTIPATPLKRKRYWPDNVNLMQNSKTIGYRLGHPLLESHLLTTKGQTIYGARFSAKSQWVAGEHKIMGVFAVPGAAYVEMAREAGCRHFNCEKIKIDIEFLKPLTLNNSEAEREVHMILNHWDEQLNFSIVSKSSLETGKWLEHAKGEIHKEDQTYEFSSFTDYKNISLGVGSDLISINDDTFEYGPRWNCSKQAAHIDGVFVTEIELHNKYATDLLQYYLHPALVDVAVNSAARLAEGEIGIYLPHSYRSLRIFGRTPQKMISRIYKLERDSTDELIYRVEMSDVNGKVFAVVDQYCLKKVESINNIADIRNADREQMYTRTVWSEESFPAPKNSEYAANEEILLFTDQYGVGEGLRECMEADGHRLTEVRLGDKFKQLDPNTFELASHEPDCSELLDCLSNKKFKKLYYLWPLYQSNESSMETILETELNKNVFIFLDIMKGLAKRGGLRNLEVVLVTHTVNAVTGKEAVLHPFGACIQGIGKVILQENPGLKVRCIDIDSSTSSEQLYRELESTEVPYLVALRDDKRYLQELVDCDLNKLPTDKLTLKSDGIYLITGGIGGVGLEVAGYLASKNRINLALVNRSVFPERTEWKYIIQQNENKKLCNQIKLIQAIEKTGSNVVTISADIANRDELRLVLEQLRKRYGAVHGIVHSAGIAGDGLFLRKSVAKITNVLMPKIHGTLVIDELTKEDEMDFFILCSSVIGTFGMPGSADYTAANAFMDSFSADRNLKGKRTLSIGWPAWNEVGMAVDYGVSVQDNWLFDSISTSQAMQVFDELLDHRISHILVGSINKREMRNSQDSLPLKISDHLLEGANDTNEYKALNRSGSLRTYEEPNDELEKKIHDIWVKALGSDLGVEVIGVTESYFDIGGNSVLLLKLEAEMEKYDIPVTGTDIYKHSTIRELSTFLKGVFGAEAAGVNNRK
- a CDS encoding C39 family peptidase, coding for MRYENKIEYIKPFNELFYRYCLNNSLFPILNERGGSCLSFLVNDVPFYNFAMDRDQVLPRLEVQYNSDLSLERLLELHGIGFHQKSVCDDVVEAIVEDIDEGRPVIVWIDCYYEKIRNDTFLKKHLSHTWLIHGYNKIDRVAHIIEHIYRDSLSYEERTISLSDLINCYDGYIVLNKQTCGMPRFYECQNECGYYNTDDYLLRCGFPKYNNFSNKLDIPSYMSFDISKKDNGHFNGERCLQMYLTNMEKNFELISHGLLDLSKYVQWLKPILLSECLLRQYSEQIVMDINGIVNAKLADQYKNNHLFGPQSDLYLKVGQIVNLYQTVRSVITKFTFSQVYDKQKMESLLSILTGILEAECEYYSKFTSLCKLH